A window from Aquiluna borgnonia encodes these proteins:
- a CDS encoding DedA family protein yields MIEFAVSVINQIGLLGAALVIALEVVVPPIPSEAILLLTGFNVATGTFGYLEAIIATSLGSLLGASLLYWLGRAFTEERLEQLTAKYGKFVGLPVRDLKRTLDWFERFGGPLVLFGRMFPIIRSLVSIPAGLVKLSLAKFYLFSTIGILAWNTLWITIGMNLGENWEQGEEFAQLLEYLVYGFIAIVLAYLASNLIRQFRRRD; encoded by the coding sequence GTGATCGAATTTGCCGTCTCAGTAATCAACCAAATCGGCCTGCTGGGCGCAGCGTTGGTGATCGCACTCGAGGTGGTGGTTCCCCCGATTCCAAGTGAGGCGATCCTGCTGCTCACCGGCTTTAATGTTGCAACCGGAACCTTTGGTTACCTAGAGGCCATAATCGCAACATCTCTAGGATCGCTCCTTGGTGCCAGCCTGCTGTATTGGTTGGGTCGGGCCTTTACCGAGGAGCGACTGGAGCAACTGACTGCGAAGTATGGAAAGTTCGTTGGGCTACCGGTCAGAGATCTCAAGCGCACTCTGGATTGGTTTGAGCGCTTCGGGGGACCGCTTGTGCTCTTTGGAAGAATGTTTCCAATCATTCGCTCACTGGTCAGCATTCCGGCTGGGCTCGTAAAGCTCAGCCTCGCTAAGTTCTACCTCTTCAGCACCATCGGCATCCTGGCCTGGAACACCTTGTGGATCACAATCGGCATGAACCTTGGTGAAAACTGGGAGCAGGGTGAGGAGTTTGCCCAGCTACTCGAGTACCTTGTCTACGGCTTTATCGCAATCGTCCTTGCGTATTTGGCTTCCAACCTAATTCGGCAATTCAGAAGGCGCGACTAG
- a CDS encoding glycerol-3-phosphate dehydrogenase/oxidase, which yields MLQKQTKSHNFEQNDFDVAIVGAGINGAVAAAAAQAAGLRVLIIDRGDFANFTSQESSNLVWGGIKYLQTYEFALVAKLCQARNRLIRAYPNQIQEIGFLASLGPNAPFGRLLGIFGTWFYWFIGTAGTTIPASYSAKRAKSMEPALKSGLKAVEYFDAYLPDNDSRFVYGFIKRAKKLGATALNYTELVGASHESGRWSLELSSAEGKRTVSASAVINAAGPFAQDVSQLLESPTRARLVFSKGVHFTINRRLTSQNRVLALWDEQKRLFYVLPMGDRSIIGTTDTRVDNPRTEPNDQDIDFVLKQVNDQLGLEQPITRQEIIASRSGVRPLVIDGKQSQNQDWHQLSRKHVIEANPAKASITILGGKLTDCLNVGAEVIAELRGLGLQAKLPRKWFGEGSQARRTELDQILERQGVDAVVRTRLVEGMWRRHGERAFEFATDEPVEVFEGLGISFGELRYVAKTEDVLTREDLLRRRLPIAMSRSAAEIAENSKLQSALVDMGL from the coding sequence ATGTTACAAAAACAAACAAAATCACACAATTTCGAGCAAAACGATTTCGATGTCGCGATCGTAGGTGCTGGCATAAACGGTGCGGTGGCGGCTGCCGCTGCACAGGCGGCAGGCCTGCGCGTCCTGATTATTGACCGCGGCGACTTTGCAAACTTCACCTCCCAAGAGTCCAGCAACCTGGTGTGGGGCGGCATCAAATATCTGCAGACCTATGAGTTCGCGCTGGTGGCAAAACTTTGCCAGGCACGAAACCGGTTGATTAGGGCCTACCCAAATCAGATTCAGGAAATTGGATTCTTGGCATCGCTGGGGCCTAACGCTCCATTCGGAAGACTGCTGGGAATCTTTGGCACCTGGTTCTACTGGTTCATCGGAACCGCAGGGACCACCATCCCTGCGAGTTATTCCGCGAAGCGGGCCAAATCCATGGAGCCCGCCCTAAAAAGCGGCCTCAAAGCAGTCGAATACTTTGATGCCTATCTGCCAGACAACGATTCAAGGTTTGTCTACGGCTTTATCAAGCGAGCAAAAAAGCTAGGCGCTACCGCGCTGAATTACACAGAGCTGGTTGGGGCGAGCCATGAAAGCGGGCGCTGGAGTCTCGAACTTAGCTCTGCCGAGGGAAAGCGGACAGTCTCCGCCAGCGCCGTAATCAACGCGGCGGGGCCGTTTGCCCAAGACGTATCTCAGCTGCTGGAGAGCCCCACTCGCGCCAGATTGGTGTTTTCCAAGGGGGTCCACTTCACAATCAATCGCAGACTCACCAGCCAAAATCGTGTGCTGGCCCTCTGGGATGAGCAGAAGCGTTTGTTCTATGTGCTTCCTATGGGGGATCGATCCATTATTGGCACTACCGACACTCGAGTTGATAACCCCCGCACCGAGCCCAACGACCAAGATATCGATTTTGTTCTCAAGCAGGTAAATGACCAGCTGGGGCTGGAACAGCCGATCACAAGGCAGGAGATTATTGCCTCGCGAAGCGGAGTTAGACCCCTGGTGATTGACGGCAAGCAGTCGCAAAACCAAGACTGGCACCAGCTCTCGCGCAAGCACGTGATTGAGGCCAACCCGGCCAAGGCATCAATCACCATTCTGGGCGGAAAACTCACCGACTGTCTAAATGTCGGCGCAGAGGTCATAGCTGAACTTCGAGGACTAGGTCTGCAAGCCAAACTTCCAAGGAAGTGGTTTGGGGAGGGCTCCCAGGCCAGAAGGACTGAGCTGGATCAAATACTTGAGCGGCAGGGAGTTGACGCAGTTGTTCGGACCCGGTTGGTCGAGGGGATGTGGCGCCGGCACGGCGAACGAGCTTTTGAATTTGCAACCGATGAGCCGGTTGAGGTCTTTGAGGGTCTGGGAATCAGCTTTGGTGAGCTTCGGTATGTGGCGAAGACCGAAGATGTGCTAACCCGCGAGGACTTGCTTCGCCGCCGACTACCGATTGCAATGTCTAGAAGCGCTGCAGAAATTGCCGAAAACTCAAAGTTGCAGAGTGCTTTAGTGGATATGGGGCTCTAG
- a CDS encoding ABC transporter ATP-binding protein encodes MTDWAIRTENLTKVFGSQKAVGGISLEVQRGSIFGFLGPNGSGKTTTIRMLLGLAEATSGEIQLLGKTIPKELDAALPRVGALVEGPAFYPYMSGRNNLLRMDAADRNSDPATRERRVDAALERVGLSNAASKKVHAYSLGMKQRLGLANALLKPRDLLILDEPTNGLDPQGTREVRNLIRSLAAEGITIFLSSHLLSEIEQLCSHLAVMTAGNIVAQGSLEELRAKGETRLVIAGSGIEQALRERGLNPKARTGESFVCEVSGDFDVAALNSELVGAGHAITEIRLERPSLEEYFVDLTGEGFEVVR; translated from the coding sequence TTGACCGACTGGGCAATTAGGACCGAAAACCTCACCAAGGTTTTTGGATCTCAAAAAGCAGTTGGTGGCATTTCTCTCGAGGTACAGCGCGGCTCCATATTTGGATTCCTGGGTCCAAACGGCTCGGGTAAAACCACCACAATCCGAATGCTGTTGGGTTTAGCCGAGGCAACCTCCGGCGAGATTCAACTGCTGGGAAAGACCATCCCCAAAGAGCTTGACGCTGCACTGCCCAGAGTCGGCGCATTGGTTGAGGGACCTGCCTTCTACCCATACATGTCTGGCCGCAACAACTTGCTGCGGATGGATGCCGCCGATCGAAACAGTGACCCAGCAACCCGCGAGCGCCGAGTCGACGCCGCACTGGAGCGGGTCGGGCTGTCCAACGCGGCCTCAAAAAAGGTTCACGCCTATTCGCTCGGCATGAAGCAGCGCCTTGGTCTTGCCAACGCCCTGCTCAAGCCCCGAGACCTATTGATTTTGGATGAGCCAACCAATGGTCTGGACCCCCAGGGAACCAGGGAGGTTCGCAACCTCATCCGCTCCCTGGCAGCCGAGGGCATCACCATTTTCCTCTCCAGCCACCTGCTCAGTGAGATAGAGCAGCTCTGCTCTCACCTCGCCGTCATGACCGCTGGCAACATTGTTGCCCAGGGTTCCCTTGAAGAGCTCCGAGCCAAAGGTGAGACGCGCTTGGTGATTGCCGGAAGCGGCATTGAGCAGGCCTTGCGAGAGCGCGGATTGAATCCGAAGGCAAGAACGGGTGAAAGCTTTGTCTGCGAAGTCTCCGGAGACTTTGATGTTGCGGCCTTGAATTCTGAATTGGTTGGAGCTGGGCATGCCATCACGGAAATCAGACTCGAGCGCCCGAGCCTCGAAGAGTATTTTGTTGATCTAACCGGTGAGGGGTTTGAAGTTGTTCGCTAA
- a CDS encoding amino acid ABC transporter ATP-binding protein: MIDWDKPRLRVIGLKKHYTDRKVLNGIDLDVYPGQIVALIGSSGSGKSTLLRCVNQVEELTDGQIFLDGEEVSAPGVDQDRIRAQIGLVFQSFNLFGHLSILDNITLALRHVKKMDRASAEEIALGWLKRIGLGDRGDSYPDKISGGQQQRAAIVRAVAMEPKVLLLDEVTSALDPELVGEVLDLIRELKSGGTTILMATHELSFAKEVADWVIFLEHGEIYEQGEAAEFFANPKLPRTIEFLSRMQRY, translated from the coding sequence GTGATCGATTGGGATAAGCCAAGACTTAGGGTCATCGGTCTAAAAAAGCACTACACCGATCGTAAGGTGCTCAATGGTATCGACCTGGATGTTTACCCGGGACAAATTGTTGCCTTGATTGGCTCCTCTGGTTCCGGTAAATCAACGCTGCTGCGCTGCGTGAATCAAGTCGAGGAACTTACTGACGGACAGATTTTTCTGGACGGCGAGGAAGTTTCGGCACCGGGCGTTGATCAGGATCGAATTCGCGCTCAGATTGGGCTTGTGTTCCAGTCCTTCAACCTTTTTGGACACCTGAGTATTTTGGACAACATCACGCTCGCCCTCAGGCACGTAAAGAAAATGGACAGGGCATCGGCTGAGGAAATTGCGCTGGGTTGGTTGAAGCGCATTGGGCTCGGAGATCGCGGAGATTCCTACCCAGACAAGATTTCAGGTGGCCAGCAACAGCGCGCTGCCATCGTCAGGGCAGTGGCTATGGAGCCAAAGGTATTGCTACTGGATGAGGTCACCAGTGCGCTGGACCCAGAGTTGGTCGGTGAGGTACTGGATCTGATCAGAGAGCTCAAGTCAGGTGGAACCACCATTTTGATGGCCACCCATGAGTTGTCTTTTGCCAAAGAGGTTGCCGACTGGGTCATATTCTTGGAACACGGTGAAATCTACGAGCAGGGGGAAGCGGCAGAGTTTTTTGCCAACCCTAAGCTTCCAAGAACCATTGAGTTTCTCTCAAGGATGCAGCGCTACTGA
- a CDS encoding GNAT family N-acetyltransferase — MVFPLVTERLEITPLARKHLASFVRYRQDPLVARYQSWEPSYSDEQALDLIDSQTGVLFPALGDWLQLAIELRETHEHIGDLALHLVEGGVFEIGFTLAAEHQGNGYAKEAATRLLEYLFDEAKAELVFATPDERNLSSIRLLRALGFQEVPERSWVEEFKNETVTVSYFELRESSRAF; from the coding sequence ATGGTTTTTCCGCTTGTCACTGAGCGTCTGGAGATTACTCCCCTAGCTCGTAAACATTTGGCCAGCTTCGTTCGCTATCGACAAGATCCGCTGGTTGCCAGGTATCAAAGCTGGGAGCCAAGCTATTCGGATGAGCAGGCCCTTGACCTAATTGACTCCCAGACTGGTGTCTTGTTTCCCGCTCTTGGTGACTGGCTGCAACTGGCGATTGAGCTTCGAGAAACCCATGAACACATCGGAGACTTAGCCCTGCACCTAGTTGAGGGCGGGGTGTTTGAGATCGGATTCACACTGGCAGCTGAGCACCAGGGAAATGGTTACGCCAAAGAGGCTGCCACCAGACTTCTGGAATATCTATTTGACGAGGCTAAAGCCGAGCTAGTTTTTGCGACTCCAGACGAAAGAAACCTCTCATCGATTCGGTTACTCAGGGCATTGGGCTTCCAGGAAGTGCCGGAGAGAAGTTGGGTCGAGGAATTCAAAAACGAGACCGTGACGGTCAGCTATTTTGAGCTCAGGGAATCTAGTCGCGCCTTCTGA
- a CDS encoding ABC transporter ATP-binding protein, with product MFDPESKLAAQSLSAGYAADQVIENLDLTIRGGSITAVIGPNGAGKSSLLKALARKIKSTRGAVLLDGVSISSLSRATLDAKIGLLGAMPAARGNESVFELIARSAMVSQQISRVSPRLGKEVDEIIERTGLTRLRDKKIGELSTGSKQVALIAAALVKNPEVLLLDEPTNSLDYSHQLQVINLLSSLKRERGMTIVTVIHDLNLAARFADQIVILNDGKILAQGIAAEVITPTNLASAFHILARVLEDPVGKTPLVIPIRQLD from the coding sequence ATGTTCGACCCTGAAAGCAAGCTGGCAGCGCAATCGCTGAGCGCAGGCTACGCCGCTGACCAGGTCATCGAAAATTTAGATTTGACCATTCGCGGTGGTTCTATCACCGCGGTCATTGGCCCAAACGGCGCAGGTAAAAGCTCTCTGCTCAAGGCGCTGGCCCGCAAAATCAAGAGCACCCGCGGCGCAGTGCTGCTCGATGGGGTCTCAATATCCTCGCTCTCCAGAGCTACCCTGGATGCCAAGATCGGACTGCTCGGAGCAATGCCCGCAGCCAGGGGAAACGAGAGCGTCTTTGAGCTGATTGCCCGCAGTGCCATGGTTTCCCAGCAGATCTCTCGGGTTTCTCCAAGGCTCGGCAAAGAAGTCGATGAAATCATTGAGCGCACCGGCCTGACTCGACTTCGAGACAAAAAGATTGGTGAACTTTCAACCGGTTCCAAGCAGGTAGCGCTAATTGCCGCTGCGCTGGTAAAAAACCCAGAAGTCCTGTTACTCGACGAACCAACTAACTCGCTGGATTACAGCCACCAGCTTCAGGTGATCAACCTGCTGTCCTCACTCAAGCGCGAGCGGGGCATGACCATAGTCACAGTCATCCACGACCTAAATTTGGCGGCTCGGTTTGCCGATCAAATAGTGATTTTGAATGACGGCAAGATTCTCGCCCAGGGAATCGCTGCCGAGGTCATCACTCCGACTAACCTCGCGAGCGCCTTCCACATCCTGGCCCGTGTTCTCGAGGATCCGGTCGGTAAAACTCCGCTGGTCATCCCAATTCGACAGCTGGACTAG
- a CDS encoding LolA family protein, translating into MKISKRWLPAVITPAVIAATVIAVPLQANAVDLPDLTPQQVMLLMEEPITGFSGTVVKTTDLGLPALEMSSMVSEDMAQEMADKMPEGMEDFVPQVLESNLVTQAVELIAGTHKMRLYASEAGMRVQVLDPMSERDLIVSGNQFWIYDAKNATATTGEFELPTEAELDQAKAEAELKLDELSAELQLDLANPEAVADYLLAEAQKTSTISVGKDHMLAGRTAYQLIAEPKSEQSLIDSVVVSVDSETGMALDVKVYSIEQEEPAISIGFESISFETPDASLFNFTPPAGTTVQQLELPAELEELKTELEATKPTEAEIEAKKAELEAKYADVAKPELLGEGWDSVAYLPELPADLPLEMLENELFADLMTEVEGGRVFSTPVMNILLTDSGEVYAGSVKVEYLLEVAAR; encoded by the coding sequence TTGAAAATTTCCAAGCGTTGGTTGCCAGCAGTAATCACTCCAGCTGTCATTGCAGCAACTGTGATTGCGGTCCCGCTGCAGGCGAATGCGGTTGACCTGCCGGATTTGACGCCGCAGCAGGTGATGCTTCTGATGGAAGAGCCGATTACCGGGTTCTCCGGAACCGTGGTGAAGACCACTGACTTGGGGCTCCCTGCGCTCGAAATGAGCTCAATGGTCTCCGAAGACATGGCTCAGGAAATGGCAGACAAGATGCCCGAGGGCATGGAGGACTTTGTTCCCCAGGTGCTGGAGTCCAACCTGGTAACCCAAGCCGTTGAGCTGATCGCCGGAACCCACAAGATGCGCCTGTATGCCTCTGAGGCTGGGATGCGAGTTCAGGTACTGGACCCGATGAGCGAGCGCGACCTGATTGTCAGCGGCAACCAGTTCTGGATTTACGATGCTAAGAACGCCACCGCAACCACTGGAGAATTTGAGCTTCCGACCGAAGCCGAGCTCGACCAAGCCAAAGCTGAGGCTGAGCTAAAGCTCGATGAGCTCTCAGCCGAACTTCAGCTCGATCTTGCTAACCCAGAGGCGGTTGCCGACTACCTGCTCGCTGAGGCCCAGAAGACATCAACCATTTCGGTCGGCAAGGATCACATGCTGGCCGGCAGGACCGCCTACCAGCTGATCGCCGAGCCCAAGTCCGAGCAGTCCCTAATCGACTCAGTGGTAGTTTCTGTGGATTCCGAGACCGGCATGGCATTAGATGTCAAGGTCTACTCGATCGAGCAGGAAGAGCCAGCAATTTCAATTGGATTTGAGTCCATCAGTTTTGAGACTCCCGATGCTTCGCTGTTCAATTTCACCCCGCCAGCCGGAACAACCGTTCAGCAGCTTGAGCTCCCAGCAGAGCTGGAAGAGCTAAAGACTGAACTTGAGGCGACCAAGCCAACCGAGGCAGAGATCGAAGCCAAAAAGGCTGAGCTCGAAGCCAAGTACGCCGATGTTGCAAAGCCGGAACTTTTGGGTGAGGGCTGGGACAGTGTCGCCTACCTTCCAGAGCTGCCAGCTGACCTTCCGCTAGAAATGCTTGAGAACGAGCTGTTTGCCGACTTGATGACCGAGGTTGAGGGAGGCAGAGTCTTCTCCACCCCGGTTATGAACATTCTGCTAACCGACTCCGGTGAGGTCTACGCAGGCAGCGTCAAGGTCGAGTACCTGCTCGAAGTTGCAGCTCGCTAA
- a CDS encoding FGGY family carbohydrate kinase: protein MSILAIDAGTTGVTALVVSNRGQILSRGYQEFEQHFPKPGWVEHDPEQIWQAVLAACSRALDLSDEAPTALGITNQRETAVMWDGVTLASPTNAIVWQDRRTSDLTKELQQLNTDDWIRARTGLNLDPYFTSSKFLWWKRNLPQIWREVESGKLKLGTVDSYLVARLSGGAFHITDCSNASRTQLMNLETANWDSELLEAFGIPLHALPRITSSWGELAKTDPEHFLGLSLPISGIAGDQQAALFGQSAFEKGESKATYGTGAFILTNTGEEIVRSSHGLLATVAWQAPSGAITYASEGSVFVAGAAVQWLRDGLGIIERSSDVEQLARRSGSSDSVVFVPSLTGLGAPFWNADIRGSLLGITRGTSSSNIAFATLEAIAFQVNAVLGAMQQDLGEPIAAMRVDGGAAANDLLMQLQADCSGHDVVRARVLESTGFGAALLAGLGAGIFEDLGQLRALNETERRFTPELDRSEDYRRWLKAVEITASFS, encoded by the coding sequence TTGTCGATTTTGGCGATCGATGCCGGCACGACCGGCGTTACAGCTCTGGTGGTTTCCAACCGTGGCCAAATCCTCTCTCGCGGCTACCAGGAATTCGAACAGCACTTTCCGAAACCCGGCTGGGTCGAACATGACCCAGAGCAAATTTGGCAGGCGGTCCTTGCGGCCTGCTCCAGAGCTCTGGATCTCTCGGATGAGGCTCCAACCGCCCTGGGTATCACCAATCAGCGCGAAACCGCGGTGATGTGGGATGGGGTTACCCTTGCCAGTCCAACCAACGCAATCGTTTGGCAGGATCGTCGAACCTCAGACCTCACGAAAGAGTTGCAGCAGCTCAACACCGATGATTGGATTCGCGCCAGAACCGGACTCAATCTCGACCCTTATTTCACCTCAAGCAAATTTTTGTGGTGGAAGCGCAATTTGCCTCAGATCTGGAGAGAAGTTGAGTCCGGCAAGCTAAAACTGGGAACCGTTGACAGCTACCTGGTTGCGCGCCTTAGCGGCGGAGCCTTCCACATCACGGATTGCTCAAATGCCTCCAGAACCCAGTTGATGAATTTGGAGACAGCAAACTGGGATTCGGAGCTGCTAGAGGCATTTGGCATTCCCCTGCACGCTCTCCCGAGAATCACCTCGAGTTGGGGGGAACTGGCGAAAACTGACCCCGAACATTTTCTGGGCTTGAGCCTGCCGATTTCCGGAATCGCAGGTGATCAGCAGGCAGCACTGTTCGGACAGTCTGCTTTTGAAAAGGGTGAGAGTAAAGCCACCTACGGCACCGGTGCATTCATTCTGACTAACACCGGAGAAGAGATCGTTCGCTCCAGCCACGGACTGCTAGCAACCGTTGCCTGGCAGGCTCCCTCCGGAGCGATTACCTACGCATCAGAGGGCAGCGTTTTCGTGGCGGGCGCAGCCGTGCAGTGGCTCAGGGATGGCCTAGGGATCATCGAGCGATCCTCAGACGTGGAGCAGTTGGCCCGCAGGTCTGGCTCTAGCGACTCGGTGGTCTTTGTTCCGAGCCTCACCGGTCTGGGGGCACCGTTTTGGAATGCCGACATTCGAGGATCATTGCTTGGCATCACCCGAGGGACTTCAAGTTCCAACATCGCCTTCGCTACCTTGGAGGCCATCGCCTTCCAGGTGAATGCCGTGCTGGGCGCCATGCAGCAGGATTTGGGTGAGCCGATTGCCGCCATGCGAGTAGACGGCGGGGCTGCGGCTAATGACCTTCTGATGCAGCTACAGGCCGATTGCTCGGGACACGATGTGGTCCGGGCCCGAGTCCTGGAGTCGACTGGTTTTGGGGCGGCCCTGCTGGCTGGACTTGGTGCTGGCATCTTTGAGGATCTTGGTCAGTTGCGCGCTCTCAATGAGACTGAGAGACGCTTCACCCCGGAGCTGGACCGATCTGAGGATTATCGGCGCTGGCTCAAGGCCGTCGAGATCACTGCCAGCTTCAGCTAA
- a CDS encoding ABC transporter permease, whose translation MLSELKVMFTRRRTWAMLAAIALIPILLAIAVALTAERLAPGEGPPFLDRVTQNGLFTGFTAMLMAMPLFLPLTISVVAGDTIAGEAGLGTLRYLLIAPVGRFRLLVVKYLGTLAFTVVGTLTLMIAGAIIGAILFPVGPVTLLSGDVIQIPEALGRMALVALYTTISMMGMLALGLFISTLTTIPVGAMTGVLVASGVSQILDNLPQLSWLHEWLFTHYWLDFADILRQPMELSSMGSNLILQLGYVAVFGSLAYGRFSTKDILS comes from the coding sequence ATGCTCTCTGAGCTCAAGGTGATGTTCACTCGTCGCCGGACTTGGGCCATGTTGGCTGCCATAGCTCTCATTCCCATTCTGCTTGCCATTGCGGTGGCACTAACCGCGGAGCGGTTGGCTCCTGGCGAGGGTCCGCCATTTCTAGATCGAGTCACTCAGAACGGTTTGTTCACCGGCTTCACCGCGATGCTGATGGCAATGCCGCTGTTTCTTCCGCTAACCATTTCAGTGGTGGCAGGCGACACTATCGCCGGTGAGGCAGGACTTGGAACCCTCAGGTACCTGCTGATTGCTCCGGTTGGACGCTTTAGGTTGCTGGTGGTCAAGTACCTGGGGACCCTGGCTTTTACCGTGGTTGGAACCCTCACCCTGATGATTGCCGGTGCGATTATCGGAGCCATCTTGTTTCCGGTAGGTCCGGTTACTCTGCTCAGTGGCGACGTGATCCAGATTCCAGAGGCGCTGGGGCGCATGGCGCTGGTTGCCCTCTACACCACCATCTCGATGATGGGCATGCTGGCGCTGGGCCTATTTATCTCCACCCTCACCACGATTCCGGTGGGAGCAATGACCGGAGTGTTGGTCGCCAGTGGAGTGAGCCAAATCCTGGACAACCTACCTCAGTTGTCCTGGCTGCACGAGTGGCTATTCACCCACTACTGGCTGGATTTTGCCGATATCCTTCGGCAGCCGATGGAGCTGAGCTCAATGGGCTCTAACTTGATTCTCCAGCTCGGCTATGTAGCCGTCTTTGGTTCTCTCGCTTACGGCAGATTTAGCACCAAAGACATCCTTAGCTAG
- a CDS encoding saccharopine dehydrogenase family protein, protein MRILLVGAGGVGDSIVKIAANRNFYELIVVADYDPARAQRSVDWVTDNRRDVAHRFIATSIDASNSQNVAALVAEHKITHVMNAVEPKFVQSVFQGALDGGANYLDMAMSLSHTHPTDPFNTPAEKLGDWQYDRSSEFATKNLLALIGTGAEPGISNIFARYAADHLFQEIDEIKILDGGNLVVKNDAGEEIFAPSFSIWTVIEECLNPPLIWEKDRGWFTTPPFSEPEVFEFPEGIGAVECVNVEHEEVNMLPRTMKANRVSFKYGLGTEFINVLQTLHALGLDRIEPVSVRSQAGRVSVAPRDVVAAVLPDPASLASRMTGKTCAGTLVTGTGTDGSPRATYLYHVADTEWTNEHYGSQAVVWQTALVPVISLELLASGTWSGTGVMGPEEFDAKPFLDLLRDDYGQPWGLDDRDPQNPGKL, encoded by the coding sequence ATGCGTATCTTGCTCGTTGGAGCGGGCGGTGTTGGCGATTCCATTGTCAAGATTGCTGCAAACCGTAATTTCTATGAACTCATCGTGGTGGCCGACTACGACCCTGCTCGCGCTCAGCGCAGTGTTGACTGGGTCACCGACAACCGGAGGGATGTCGCTCACCGCTTCATAGCGACCTCAATCGACGCCTCAAATTCGCAAAATGTTGCGGCCCTGGTTGCCGAGCACAAAATCACTCACGTCATGAACGCGGTCGAGCCAAAGTTTGTGCAGAGCGTGTTCCAAGGCGCTTTGGACGGCGGTGCAAACTACCTGGACATGGCAATGAGCCTCAGCCACACTCACCCCACCGATCCCTTCAACACGCCTGCGGAAAAGCTTGGTGACTGGCAGTACGACAGAAGCTCCGAATTTGCTACCAAGAACCTGTTGGCTCTGATCGGAACCGGTGCAGAGCCGGGAATCTCAAACATTTTTGCCCGCTATGCCGCTGACCACCTGTTCCAGGAAATTGATGAGATCAAAATCCTGGACGGTGGCAATTTGGTTGTGAAAAATGATGCTGGCGAAGAAATTTTTGCACCTTCTTTTTCGATCTGGACAGTTATCGAGGAGTGCCTAAACCCGCCACTGATCTGGGAAAAAGATCGCGGATGGTTCACCACTCCGCCCTTCAGTGAGCCTGAGGTCTTTGAGTTTCCAGAAGGCATCGGAGCGGTTGAATGCGTAAATGTGGAGCACGAGGAAGTAAACATGCTCCCCCGCACCATGAAGGCCAACCGAGTCAGTTTTAAATACGGACTGGGAACTGAGTTCATCAATGTGCTGCAAACCCTGCACGCCCTGGGGCTGGATCGAATCGAACCCGTTTCGGTTCGCTCACAAGCTGGCCGAGTTAGCGTGGCTCCGCGAGATGTGGTCGCGGCCGTGCTGCCCGATCCAGCTTCACTCGCATCCCGCATGACGGGAAAGACTTGCGCGGGAACCCTGGTTACCGGCACTGGCACAGACGGGAGTCCGAGAGCGACCTACCTCTACCACGTTGCCGACACAGAATGGACCAACGAGCACTACGGCTCCCAGGCCGTGGTCTGGCAGACCGCCCTGGTTCCTGTGATTTCCCTTGAGCTGCTGGCAAGCGGCACTTGGTCGGGAACCGGAGTCATGGGACCGGAGGAGTTTGACGCCAAGCCGTTCCTGGATCTGCTGCGCGATGATTACGGTCAGCCCTGGGGGTTAGACGACCGTGATCCACAGAACCCTGGAAAGCTCTAG